A single Acidimicrobiales bacterium DNA region contains:
- a CDS encoding heavy-metal-associated domain-containing protein produces MTNRVFNVPDISCDHCKRAIEEALAAVPEVDSAVVTVDRREVQVAGTVSDDAVIAAIGLAGYGVEHGS; encoded by the coding sequence ATGACGAACCGGGTGTTCAACGTTCCGGACATCTCCTGCGACCACTGCAAGAGGGCCATCGAGGAGGCCCTGGCGGCGGTTCCGGAGGTCGACTCCGCCGTCGTGACGGTGGACCGGAGAGAAGTCCAGGTCGCCGGCACCGTCTCGGACGACGCCGTCATCGCCGCCATCGGGCTGGCGGGCTACGGCGTCGAACACGGCTCCTGA